The genomic region TTCGCCGCCGGGGTGGCCCACCGGGTGCAGCAGGCGGGCAGCATGTTCTCGATCTTCTTCGTGCCCGACGAGCGGCAGGTCCGCGACTACGACGACGCGAAGACGCAGGACGTCGCGCAGTACACCGCCTTCTTCCACGCGCTGCTGGCCCGCGGCGTCTACCTGCCGCCGTCGGCCTTCGAGGCGTGGTTCGTCAACGCGACGCTGTCGGGCGAGGCCCTCGACCGTGTCCTCGAGGCGCTGCCGGCCGCCGCCCGTGCCGCGGCGGAGGTGTCGGGGTGACGGAGAGCACCGTCGTCCACCTGCTCCGGCACGGGGAGGTGCACAACCCCGCCAAGGTCCTCTACGGCCGGCTCCCCGGCTACCGCCTGTCGACCACCGGCGAGGCGATGGCGCTCGCGGCGGCGGAGTGGCTCGCCGGCAAGGACGTCGCACACCTGGTGTCCAGTCCGCTCGAGCGGACGCAGCAGACGGCCGCGCCGATCGCCGAGAAGTTCTCGCTCCCGGTCGCGATCGACGAGCGGATCATCGAGGCGGGCAACGCCTTCGAGGGGCTCGTGGTCGGCGTCGGGGACGGTGCCCTGCGCGTTCCGAAGCACTGGTGGAAGCTGCGCAACCCGTTCCGGCCGTCCTGGGGGGAGCCCTACGTCGAGATCGCCGCGCGCATGCTGGCCGCCGTCGAGGCCGCCCGGGACGCCGCCCGCGGGCACGAGGCCGTGCTGGTCAGCCACCAGTTGCCGATCTGGACGCTGCGTCTGCACCTGGAGGGCCGGCGGTACGGGCACGATCCGCGCCGCCGCCAGTGCGGCCTGGCCAGCGTCACGTCGGTCGCCTACGACGGCGACCGAGTCGTCGGCGTCTCCTACGCCGAGCCCGCCGGCGGCACGCCGGCGGACGCGGTGCCGGGCGCATGAGGCGGGCCCTTCCTGCGCTGCTGGTGGCGCTGTTCCTCACCGGGTGCTCCTCCGGGCCCGACGCCGTCGACGTCAACGACGGCGGCGAGTTCCGGTTCGTGGAGGCGACGCCGACGGGCGAGGTCATCCCGCCCGACGAGCGGGCCACCGCGCCGGAGTTCTCCGGCACCCTGCTGGGCGGCGGCGAGTTCTCGTCCACGGAACTGTCCGGCGACGTCGCCGTCCTCAACTTCTGGGGCTCCTGGTGCCCGCCCTGCCGGGTGGAGACGCCGGAGTTCCAGGAGGTCTACGCCGACGTCCGGGACGACGGGGTGCAGTTCCTCGGCCTGAACGTGAAGGAGACCAGCGAGCAGTTCGCCCTGGCCTTCGTCGACCGCTTCGGCATCGAGTTCCCGTCGCTCTACGACCCGCGCGGGGAGGTGGCGCTGGCGTTCCGGGACTACCCGGCGACCGCCATCCCGTCCACGATCGTGCTGGACCGCGAGGGCCGGGTGGCGGCGGTGTACACCGGCGAGGTGTCGCAGGAGGACCTGCGGGGCGTGCTCGACCTGGTGCTCGGGGAGGTCTGACGTGGGGGACACCTTCGCCGGGCTGGTCACGGACGGACCGCTGCTCCTGGCGGCTGCCGTGGCCGCGCTCGTGGGGCTGGTCAGCTTCGCCTCGCCCTGCGTGCTCCCGCTCGTGCCCGGCTACCTGTCCTACGTCACCGGGCTGGTCGGCTCCGGTGCGGCGGCGGCGCCCAGCTCCAGCGGGTCGGGCGGGACGGCGACGGCGGTGCGCACCGAGGTCCCCCCGCGGGCGCGGATGGTGCTGGGCGCGTCCCTGTTCGTGCTGGGCTTCACCCTGGTCTTCGTCGCGTTCGGTGCGGCGTTCGGCGGCCTCGGCCGGCTGATGCTCGAGCACGCCGACCTGCTCAACCGCGTCTTCGGCGTCGTCACGATCGTCGTGGGCCTGGCCTTCCTGGGCTGGCTCCCGGTGCTGCAGCGGACGAAGCGGATCTCCGCCCGCCCGGTGGCCGGCCTCGCCGGGGCGCCGCTGCTCGGCATCGTGTTCGGCCTGGGCTGGACCCCGTGTCTCGGGCCGACGCTGTCGGCGGTCTACTCGCTGGCGTTCTCCGAGGCGACGGCGACGCGCGGCGCCCTTCTCAGCGTGGCCTACTGCATCGGGCTCGGGGTGCCGTTCGTGCTCGTCGCGCTCGGTGCGCGGTGGGCGGTCGGGGCCACCTCGTTCCTGCGCCGGCACGCGCGCTCGGTCACCCGGTTCGGCGGAGCAGTGCTGGTGCTGGTCGGGCTGCTCCTGCTCACCGGCGCGTGGACCGAGATGATGGAGTGGCTGCGGTCCTGGCTGGCCGCGACCGGGTTCGCGGAGACGGCGCTGTGACCGTGCTCGTTCCGCCGCGCGACACCCGGGCTCCCGCGCCGTCGCCTTCGGCTCCGCGGCGGGGCGCTGGGCTGCTCCCGCGCTGGTGGCGGCGGCTCACCGCGATGCGCACCGCGATCGTGCTGCTGTTCCTCCTCGCGCTCGCCGCCGTCCCCGGGTCGCTGCTCCCGCAGCGGTCGCTGTCGCAGAACAGCGTCAACCAGTACTTCATCGAGCACCCGTCGCTCGCGCCGGTGCTGGATCGGCTCTACCTCTTCGACGTCTTCAGCTCGCCCTGGTTCGCCGCGGTCTACCTGCTCCTGTTCGTCTCGCTGATCGGCTGCGTCCTGCCGCGCGGGCTGGAGCACTACCGGGCGATGCGGGCGGCGCCGCCGCCGGCTCCCCGCAATCTGCTGCGCCTGCCCGACTCCGGCCAGCTGCCCACCGTCCTTCCCGCGGAGCAGGCGCTCGACGTCGTGGAGGAGGAGCTGCGGGTCCGCCGCTTCCGCGTCGTCCGCCGCCGGGGGGAGCTCTCCGCCGAGAAGGGCTACCTCAAGGAGACCGGCAACCTGCTGTTCCACCTGTCGCTGGTGGCGCTGCTGCTCGGCCTGGCCGGCGGGAAGCTCTGGGGGTACGAGGGCAGCATCCTGGTGACCGAGGGCCAGGGCTTCTGCAATTCCTTCCAGCAGTACGACACGTACTCGGCGGGTCCGCTGGTCGACAGCGGCGACCTCACCCCCCTGTGCGTCGACCTCGAGGACTTCCGCGCGGAGTACGAGGACAACCTCACCGCGGCCTCCTTCACCGCCGACATCGGCTACGGCGCTCCGGGGGAGGAGAGCCGGACGACGACCATCGGGGTCAACGACCCGCTGCGCCTCGACGGCGACCGCGTCTACACCACCGGACACGGCTTCAGCCCCACGTTCACCGTCACGCGGCCCGACGGCACCTCGCTCGACGACGTCTCGGTGCCGTTCCTGCCGTCGGACCAGGCGACGATGGCCAGCCAGGGGGCGCTGAAGGTCCCCGACCTCGGACCGGACGGCGAGGACCAGTTCGCGGTGGAGGGGTTCTTCGCCCCCACCGGACTGGTGCAGGGCGGGGTCCTCACCTCGGTGGACCCGCGGCCGCTCGCCCCGCAGGTGGCGATCGTGGCCTACCAGGGCTACCTGGGGCTGGACTCCGGCATCCCCCAGTCGGTGTACTCCCTGGATGCCTCGCAGATCGACCGGGGCCGCCTCACCGAGGTGGGCTCGGCGAACCTGTCGGTGGGCGAGTCGACCACGCTGCCCGACGGCACCACCATCGCCTTCACCGGCTACCGGCAGTTCGCCGCCTTCCAGTACTCGCACGATCCGGGCCAGCTGTGGGTGCTCGGCTCGTCGATCGCCCTGCTCACCGGTCTGCTGGGCATGCTGCTGCTCCGTCGCGAGCGGGTCTTCGCCCGAACCACCGCCGCGCCGGGCGACGGCGGTACCGTGCTCACGCTGGCCTCGATCACGCGGGGAAGCGGCGAGAACGCTCCCCGGTTCGCCGCTCTGACCGACGATCTCTCGGACGCGCTCTCCTCGCGTCGACCCGCACCCGAACCGGAGGACCCCCCGCGTGTCTCCTGACCAGCTGGCCTCGCTGTCGGACAACCTCTTCTCGATCAGCATCGCCCTGTACTCGCTGGCAGTGGTCGCCTTCAGCGCCCAGCTGGCCTTCGGCCGCCGGACGGCGCGTACCCGGCAGCTGGTCGGCGCCGGCGGTCCAGCCCTGGAGATGCCGGCCGGGACGTCGGCGCCGGCCGAGAACGGCCGCGGACGGCGCTGGGGAGCCCTCGCCATGGGGCTGGCAGCGCTCGGGGCGCTGGCCCACGGAGCGGTGCTGGTCACCCGCGCTCTGGCCACCGACCGGTTGCCGTTGGGCAACATGTACGAGTTCTCCACCGCCGCCGTCTTCGTGGCGGTCATCGCCTACCTGGTCCTCGCCCTGCGGGCGCCGGGCCTGCGGCACATCGGGCTGTTCGTCCTGGCCCCGGTCGTGCTCGCGATGGTGCTGATCGGGTTGTTCCTCTACGCCGAGGCCGGCCCGCTGGTCGCCGCTCTGCGGTCGTACTGGCTGGCCATCCACGTCAGCACGGCCGTCATCGGCTTCGGCGTCTTCTTCGTGAGCGGCATCGCCAGCGCCCTCTACCTGGGAAAGATCGCGCACGAGGAGCGGATCACCGCGGGGCAGAAGCCCGGAGGCCTGCTCTCGCGGCTCCCGGGCGCGGCGGCGCTGGACCGCGTGGCGCACCGGACCGCCGTCTTCGGTTTCCCGATCTGGACCTTCACCGTCATCGCCGGCGCTATCTGGGCCGAGGCGGCATGGGGCCGGTTCTGGGGCTGGGACCCCAAGGAGACCTGGGCGTTCATCGCCTGGATCGTCTACGCCGCCTACCTGCACGCCCGCACGACGGCGGGCTGGCGCGGCAAGCCCGCGGCCTGGGTGAACGTCGTCGGCCTCGCCGTGATGATCTTCAACCTGACGTTCGTGAACATGGTCTCCACGGGACTGCACAGCTACGCCGGAGTGAACTGAGCGCCTCGTCGCTCACGTCGGGTGATCGATCGCGAGGACGGGGCCCTTCTCAGATCCTGCGGGTTCGTGCTTCCATGCCCCGGTTGCGACCGTTCCACGGAGTCACAGAGGAGTTCACTGTGGGTAAGCATGCCGCGCCGGAGGGGGCATCGGCGGATCCGATCGTCACCGAGGCTCTCGCCCGTCGGCCCGGTGACGCCGTGCACCATGCGGCCGCGGAAGGCCCGGTCGGCTGGCCGGGGGAGCGGGCGCCCGAGGGCGGCCGCGTCGGTTGGCCGGGCGATCTTCCGGGGGCCACCGCGGAGACCACCGTGGCCCGTCGGAGCTGGCGCCGGCTGTTCGCGCCGACCAGGGTCGCCTGAGGTCAGGCGGGGGAGCCGTCGTCCCTTCGGGTGCGACGGTCCAGTTCCCGCAGGAACTCCGGGTCGTCGTCAGGGGCGAGCGGCCGGGTGGGCCGCTGCGGACGCGGGCCTCGCGGCGGACGCGGCGCGCGCAGGCCTCCACCCGGACGTCCGGGGGCCGCAGCCGCCCGCATGACCAGCACGACGACCGCCACAGCGATCACGAGAACCACCAGGAACACCACGATTGACCCCCTCGTCGGCATCCAGCGTACGTCCGCGGCGATACTCGGTGCCGAACGGACGATTCCAGCAGGGCCGCGCCCGGGACGGAGCACCGCCATCGACGCCGTGGACCAGCAGCTGATCGACCTGCTGCGCGCCAACGGCCGCGCCAGCTACGCCGAGCTCGCCCGCCAGGTCGGCCTCTCCTCACCGGCGGTGCACGAGCGCGTCGGCAAGCTGGAGGCGGCCGGCGTCATCACCGGATACCGGGCCGTCGTGGACCCCGGCTCCGTGGGACTCGACGTGACCGCGCTGGTCAGCGTCATCGAGAGCGACATGGTGGACGACACCGGCGTCGAGGCGGCCATGCGCGAGGTCCCCGGCATCGAGGACTGCTGGCGTGTCGCCGGCAGCGAGGGCTACGTGCTGAAGGTCCGCGTGACCGACATCCCGGCACTCGAGGCCACCATCGATGCGTTGAACCGGATCAGGGGTGTGGCCCGCACCCGCACGACCGTCGTGCTCTCGACCAAGTGGGAAGGCCGTCATGGCTGACAGCAGCACCGTTCCTCCGAGCCCCTCAGGAGGCCCGGCGACGCCGCCGAAGATCCTGCCGTGGCTGCTCGTCTACACCGTCGGCCGGCTGGCCATCGCCGCTGCCCTGGTGCTGATCCTCTGGATGGTCGGTCTCGGCAGCTTCCCCGGCCTGCTGTTCGGGCTGCTGCTGTCCATGCCCGTGTCCTACCTGCTGCTGCGCCCCTCGCGCGACCGGCTCACCGAGGCCCTGGCCGCGCGCAGCGTCGCGCGCAAGGCCGCCAAGGACGACCTGCGCACCCGGCTGAGCGGTACGGAGTAGGTCAGCTGCTCAAAGCGAGCCCCGCACCCAGTAGTACGCCGGTGGCGAGGGTCACCAGTCCGGTGCCCTGCAACGCTCCGATGAGGGCGTGGCCCCGCGCTCCGGAGAGAACGGTACGTACCGGTGGAACGGAGAGCGGGGAGGCGACCAGGGCGAGCAGGACCCACGGTCGCCCGACCCCGACCGCGGCGACCACCGCGAAGACGACGACGAAGAGGCCGGCGAAAGTCAGCCGCGTGGCGCGGTCGCCGAGGAGCACCGCGAGGGTGCGCTTGCCGGCGACGGCGTCCCCGTCGATGTCGCGCAGGTTGTTCACCACCAGGATCGCCACGATCAGCAACCCGGTCGGCACCGCGACGGCGAATGCCAGTCCGGGCAGCGTGCCGGTCTGCACGTAGGTGGTGCCGACCACGGCGACCGGACCGAAGAAGACGAAGACGAAGACCTCGCCCAGCGCGCGGTAGCCGTAGGGGAGCGGCCCGCCGGTGTAGGTCCAGGCCGCGGCGATGCAGACCGCGCCGACGGCGACGAGCCACCAGCTCGACAGGGCGGCCAGCGCAAGGCCGGCCACGCCCGCGACCGCGAAGGCCAGGAGCGCCGCCACGAGCACCTGCCGCGGCGCGGCCGCCCCGGAGCCGACCAGCCGCATCGGTCCCACCCGGTCGGCGTCGGTGCCGCGCGTGCCGTCGGAGTAGTCGTTGGCGTAGTTGACCGCGACCTGCAGGGCGAGCGCGACCACCAGGGCCAGGAGCGCGGCCCCGAGGTCGAACCCGTCCAGGGCGGCGGCCGTGCCGGTGCCGACGAGCACGGGGGCGACCGCGGCCGGGAGGGTCCGCGGCCGGGCGCCGGCGATCCACTGGGCGGGGGTTGCCACTCAGACCTCCTGGGTCAGCGCCGCGACCGCGCGGCGGTCGGGCTTGCCGGTGTGCAGGAGCGGCAGCGCGTCGAGGACGTGCAGTTGCCGGGGGGCGGCGGGTCCGCCGAGGCGGGCCGCGACCCACTCGCGCAGCGCCGGCAGGTCGGGCGTGGCGCCGGGCGCCGGCACGACGGCGGCGACGACGCGCTGACCCCAGGTGGGATCGGCCCGGCCGAAGACCACGGCGTCGGCCACGGCCGGGTGCTCGCGCAGGGCGGCCTCCACCGCGGCCGGGGCGACGTTGACGCCGCCGGAGACCACCACGTCGTCGAGACGGCCGGTGACGCTCAGCCGGCCGTCCGCGTCGAACGTGCCGGCGTCGCGGGTGCGGAACCAGCCGCCGGCGAAGGCGTCGTCCGTGGCGGCCGGGTCCAGCCGGTAGCCGAGCGCGAGGGTGGGGCCGGTCAGCTCTATGCCCCCACCGCCGGGTCCTGCGGGCCCGTCGGTCACCCGCACCCGGACGCCGTCCAGGGGCTGCCCGTCGTACACGCAGCCGCCCGCCGTCTCGGTCATGCCGTAGGTGGTGACCACGGCGATGCCCGTGTCCCGCGCCTGTCCGAGCAGGGCGGCATCGGTGGCCGCCCCGCCGACGAGGACGGCGTCGAAGGCGCGCAGCGCGGCGGGTTCCTCGGCCAGCCAGCGGCGGAGCTGGGTGGGCACCAGGGAGGTGTAGCGGCGTCCGACGGGCAGGCGGGCCACCGCGGCGGACAGCGGCTCGTCCTTGGCGAGGACCTCGGGCACGCTGCCGGAGAGCGCGCTGCGGCAGAGCACCTGCAGCCCGGCGATCGCCGACACCGGCAGCGCGAGCAGCCAGCTCCCCGGCCCGCCGAGGCGGGCGTGCGTCGCCGAGGCCGAGGCCTCGAGCGCTGCCGCCGACAGCAGCACCGCACGGCCGCTGCCGGTCGAGCCCGAGGTGACGACGACGAGGTCGGCGCCGGGCTCCAAGGGCTCTTCGGGCCGCAGCGCGGCGCGGGCGGCGGCGGCGACCGCGGGCGGACCGTCAGGGAGGACGGCGAGGGGCGCGGTGCCGGCGAGCGCGGCCCGCACCGCGTCGGGGGAGAGCTCGGCCGCGGGCACGACGGTGAGGTGCCTGGCCACGACACGGGAGCCTACGTTCGCGCCGAACTAGGCTGACCACCGTGATCACGGCCGTGTACCGGGTGCCGCTGCGCACCCGCTTCCGCGGCATCGACGTCCGCGACGGCGTGCTCCTGCGAGGCCCGGCGGGATGGGGCGAGTTCTCCCCGTTCTGGGACTACGACGTCGAGGAGAGCCGCCGGTGGTGGGCGTCGGCCGTCGAGGCGGCGACGCAGGGCTGGCCGGCGCCGGTGCGCACCTCGGTGCCGGTGAACGTCACCGTGCCGGCGGTCGACGCCGAGCGCGCGCACGCGATCGTCGCCGCCTCCGGCTGCCGGACGGCCAAGGTGAAGGTGGCCGAGCCGGGTCAGTCGGCGGCCGACGACCTCGCGCGGGTGGAGGCGGTCCGGGACGCCCTCGGGCCGGCCGGTGCGATCCGGGTCGACGCCAACGCCGCCTGGGACGTCGACACCGCGGTCACCCGCATCCCCGAGCTGGACCGCCTCGTGGGCCTCGAGTACGTCGAGCAGCCGTGCGCGACGCTCGAGGAGCTCGTCGCGCTGCGGCGCAGGATCGCCGTGCCGATCGCGGCCGACGAGGTCGTGCGCCGATCGGCCGACCCGCTGCGCGTGGACCTGCGCGAGGCCTGCGACGTCGTCGTCCTCAAGGTGCAGCCGCTCGGCGGGGTGCGGGCGGCGCTGCGCGTCGCCGAGGCGCACGGCCTGCCGTGCGTCGTGTCGTCGGCGCTGGAGTCGTCGGTCGGCATCGCCGCCGGGGTCGCGTTGGCGGCCGCGCTGCCGGAGCTCCCGTTCGCGTGCGGCCTGGCCACCGTCGCGTTGTTCACCGACGACGTCACGTCGTCGCCCCTGCTGCCGGTCGACGGCGCGCTGCCGGTGGTGCGCCCCGAGCCCGACCGGCTGTCCTGCGTCGCCGCCGACGAGGACACCGACGCCCGCTGGCGCGCGCGGCTCGACGCGGTGCGCGCGTGAACCCGGCCACCGCGTTCGCCCGCGTGCTGGTGGACGAGCTCGTCCGGGGCGGCGTCACCGACGCCGTCCTGGCGCCCGGCTCGCGGTCGGCTCCCGTCGCACTGGCCCTGGCGGCCGCCGAGCGCGACGACCGGTTGCGCCTGCACGTGCGCATCGACGAGCGGACGGCGGCCTTCCTCGCCCTCGGCCTGGCCAGGGCCTCGGGCCGGCCGGTGCCGGTGCTGACCACGTCGGGGACGGCGGCCGCCCACCTGCATGCAGCTGTCCTGGAGGCCGACGCCGGCGGGGTGCCGCTGCTGGCGCTCACCGCTGACCGGCCGCCGGAACTGCGGGCGACCGGCGCCAACCAGACGATCGAGCAGGCCGCCCTCTACGGCGGCGCGGTCCGCTGGGCGGCCGACGTCGGCGTCCCCGAGGTGGGCCGGGAAGCGGAGCAGAACCGGTACTGGCGGTCGCTGGTCGCCAAGGCGCTGCTCACCGCCGCCGGTGCGCTGTCGGGCGACCCGGGGCCGGTGCACCTGAACCTCGCGCTGCGCGAGCCGCTGCTCCCCGACGACGACGGCGAGCTCACCGGCCGCTGGGCGGGGCGGCCGGACGGTGCTCCGTGGACGGCGGCCGGCCCGCCGGCATCGACCGAGCGGCGGGCGTCTTCGGGCCCGTCCCGCACCCTGGTCGTGGCCGGCGACTGCGCGCCGGCACTCGGCCGAGCCGCCGCAGAGCTCGCGGACGCGTGCCGGTGGCCGGTGATCGGGGAGCCGTCGAGCGGGACGTGGTCGTCCGAGGGCGTCGTGCGCGGTGGCGCCCTCCTGCTCGGCGTCCCCGGCTGGCTGGACCGGCACCGGCCCGAGCGGGTGCTCGTGGTGGGGCGGCCCACCCTGTCGCGGCCGGTCTCCGCGCTGCTCGCCGATCCCGCCATCCGGGTCGAGACGGTCGCGGCGGCGCCGCGCTGGGCCGACGCGGCCCGGTCCAGCGGACACGTGTCGACCGGGCTGCCGGTGGCCGGCGGTGCGATCGCGGAGGGATGGCGCGCGTCCTGGTCGTCGGCCGCTGCGGCGGTCGGCTCCTCGGTGGACGTGGTGCTGGACGAGGCTCCCGGCCTCACGGCCGCGCGGCTCGCCCGCGACGTGGTCGCCGCGCTTCCGTCCGGTGCGCTGCTGGTGCTCGGGTCCTCGACGCCGGTGCGCGACGTCGACCGGCTGGCGGTACCGCGCGCCGACCTGACGGTCCTCGCCAACCGCGGGGTCGCCGGTATCGACGGGACGATCTCGACCTCGGTCGGTGCGGCGTCCGTGCACGAGGGGCCGGCGTTCGCGCTGATGGGCGACCTGACGTTCCTGCACGACCTGACCGGGATGCTCCTCGGTGAGGGGGAGCCGGCGCCGGACCTCACCGTCGTCGTCCCCGACAACGACGGCGGCGGGATCTTCGCCCAGCTGGAGCCCGGGGAGGACCGGCACGCGCGCGACTACCGCCGGGTGTTCGGCACGCCGCACGGCCGTGACCTGGTCGCGGTCGCACAGGCGCTCGGGTGGGCCGCGACGCGGGTGAGCTCGGCCGACGAGCTGCCGGCCGCGCTGGCGCTCGGCGGGCCGCGGGTCGTCGTCGTGCGCACGGACCAGCGGGCCGAGGCGGCCCTGGCCGTCGAGCTGCGCGCCGCCGCGACCGCGGCGCTCCGCGGCTGACGCTACCGACCCGTCAGCCTTCGAGCGCGGCCTGGAAGGCGGCGAACTTCGACTGGGTCTCGGCCAGCTCGGCGGCCGGGTCGGAGCCGGCGACGATGCCGCACCCGGCGAACAACCGGGCGCTGTCCTCGCCGACCAGCTGGGCGCAGCGCAGGGCCAGCCCGAACTCACCGTCGCCCCGGGAGTCGAGCCAGCCGACCGGCCCGGCGTAACGGTCGCGGTCCATGCCCTCGAGCTCGGCGATGACGTCCGCGGCGTCCGGCGTCGGGGTGCCGCACACGGCGGCCGTGGGGTGCACCGCGCCGACGAGCTCCAGCAGGCCGGCCCGGCCGCGCGCGCCGGTGCGGCGCTGCGTCCCGGTCACGTCGCTGGCCAGGTGTCGCACGTTGGCGAGGGTGAGCAGGTCGGGCTCCTCGGGGGCGTCCAGCGCCGCGCAGTAGGGCTCGAGGGCGCGAACCAGGGAGTCGACGGCGAGCGCGTGCTCGGCCCGGTCCTTGGCGGAGCCGATCAGCGCCGCGGCCAGCCGCTCGTCGTCGGCACCCGCCCCGCGCGGGGCGGTGCCGGCCAGCACCCGGGCGGAGAGCTCCCGGCCGCTGCGGCGCAGCAGGAGCTCGGGGGTCGCACCCAGCAACCCGTCGACGGCGAACGTCCAGCAGTCGGGGAATCGGGCCGCCAGGCGGCGCAGCAGGCGCCGTGGGTCGAGCGGGACGTCGGCGGAGACCAGCAGGTCGCGGGCGAGCACGACCTTCTGCAGCTCCCCGGCGTCGATGCGCGTCACGGCCTCGGCGACGGCCGCGCACCAGGTGGCCGGGTCGAGGGCGCCGTCGGCGTAGCGCAGCCGCGGCGGGGGGCCGTCGTCGAGCGCCTCGGGATGGAGGACGTTGCGCGGATCGACGTCGCCCACCGTGGTCAGCCAGGCGACGCCGTCCCGCCGGCCGAGGACGACCTGCGGGACGACGAAGACCGACGTCCCGGCGGCGGGGTCGAACGCGATGCTGGCGAACAGCACGGGACCGGAACCCGCCACGTCGAGCTCGTCGTCGGTGTCCAGGCCGTCGGTGTACGCCGTCCACCAGGCGGCGGCCTCCTCCAGCGCCCGCGGCCCGCTGACCTCCAGCCGGGCCGCCTCCCCACAGCCGACCAGACCCTCGCCACGGCGCACCCACGACAGGGCGCCCTCGACCGGCAGCCGGTCGAGCAGCTCGCCGGTGGCCTCCGTTCGGACCGTCGTCACCGTGCACGCGGCGGCTGCCGGGGAGGTCAGGGCGGCCGCGGTCACTTCACCAGCCTAAGAGCCTCTGTAGCGTCGGCGCCGTGGGAGACCGGCGAGAGAACGCACACACCCCGGGCGTCCGCGCGGGGCTGGACAAGCGGCCCGCCGACGTCGCCGCCATGTTCGACCGCGTCGCGCGCCGCTACGACGTCACGAACACCGTCCTCTCCGCCGGTCTCGACGCCTCGTGGCGCCGGGCGACGCGGGAGGCGCTGGGCGCGCGCCCCGGCCAGACCGTCCTCGACGTCGCCGCGGGGACGGCGGTGTCCACGGTTGAGCTGGCCGCCGGTGGGGTCACCGCGATCGCGTGCGACTTCTCCCAGGGCATGCTCCGCGCCGGCGCCTCGCGGCCGGTGCCGAAGGTCGCCGGGGACGCGATGGCGCTGCCGCTCGCCGACGAGAGCGTCGACGGCGTCGTCATCTCCTTCGGCCTGCGCAACGTGGCCGATCCCGACGCCGCCTTGCGCGAGTTCCGCCGGGTGACGCGGCCGGGCGGCGCGCTGGTGGTCTGCGAGTTCTCCTCGCCCACCTGGGCGCCGTTCCGCACCGTCTACACCGAGTACCTGATGAAGGCCCTGCCGCGGATCGCCCGTGCGGTGTCGAGCAACCCGGAGGCCTACGTCTACCTGGCGGAGTCGATCCGCGCCTGGCCCGCCCAGGCGGAGCTTGCGGCCCGCGTGCAGGAGGCCGGCTGGGGCGACGTCGCCTGGCACGACCTGACCGGCGGCATCGTCGCGCTGCACCGCGCCCGCCGGGTCTGAGTCGCGAGAATGTCAGACCCCGAACGTATGTTCGACTCATGATCAGCACCGAGCTCTACCGCAGCCCGCTGGAGGGGCTGCTGGTCGACCGGCTGCTCGAGGAGCGGCCGGCGGTGACGCGCCTGCCGGTGGAGGTTCTGTCGGCGGAGCAGGCTGCGGCGGAGCTGCAGCGGCTCCAGGCACGGAAGGCGATGGATGCCGCCTACGAGGCGGAGTTGGTGATGGCGCTGGCCGGCGAGCGGCCGGATACCGATGATCCGCCGCCGGGGCATCCGGGGGCGCGGCGCCGCGGCATGGGCTCGCCGGTGCCC from Blastococcus colisei harbors:
- a CDS encoding isochorismate synthase, with the protein product MTAAALTSPAAAACTVTTVRTEATGELLDRLPVEGALSWVRRGEGLVGCGEAARLEVSGPRALEEAAAWWTAYTDGLDTDDELDVAGSGPVLFASIAFDPAAGTSVFVVPQVVLGRRDGVAWLTTVGDVDPRNVLHPEALDDGPPPRLRYADGALDPATWCAAVAEAVTRIDAGELQKVVLARDLLVSADVPLDPRRLLRRLAARFPDCWTFAVDGLLGATPELLLRRSGRELSARVLAGTAPRGAGADDERLAAALIGSAKDRAEHALAVDSLVRALEPYCAALDAPEEPDLLTLANVRHLASDVTGTQRRTGARGRAGLLELVGAVHPTAAVCGTPTPDAADVIAELEGMDRDRYAGPVGWLDSRGDGEFGLALRCAQLVGEDSARLFAGCGIVAGSDPAAELAETQSKFAAFQAALEG
- a CDS encoding demethylmenaquinone methyltransferase codes for the protein MGDRRENAHTPGVRAGLDKRPADVAAMFDRVARRYDVTNTVLSAGLDASWRRATREALGARPGQTVLDVAAGTAVSTVELAAGGVTAIACDFSQGMLRAGASRPVPKVAGDAMALPLADESVDGVVISFGLRNVADPDAALREFRRVTRPGGALVVCEFSSPTWAPFRTVYTEYLMKALPRIARAVSSNPEAYVYLAESIRAWPAQAELAARVQEAGWGDVAWHDLTGGIVALHRARRV
- the menD gene encoding 2-succinyl-5-enolpyruvyl-6-hydroxy-3-cyclohexene-1-carboxylic-acid synthase, translated to MNPATAFARVLVDELVRGGVTDAVLAPGSRSAPVALALAAAERDDRLRLHVRIDERTAAFLALGLARASGRPVPVLTTSGTAAAHLHAAVLEADAGGVPLLALTADRPPELRATGANQTIEQAALYGGAVRWAADVGVPEVGREAEQNRYWRSLVAKALLTAAGALSGDPGPVHLNLALREPLLPDDDGELTGRWAGRPDGAPWTAAGPPASTERRASSGPSRTLVVAGDCAPALGRAAAELADACRWPVIGEPSSGTWSSEGVVRGGALLLGVPGWLDRHRPERVLVVGRPTLSRPVSALLADPAIRVETVAAAPRWADAARSSGHVSTGLPVAGGAIAEGWRASWSSAAAAVGSSVDVVLDEAPGLTAARLARDVVAALPSGALLVLGSSTPVRDVDRLAVPRADLTVLANRGVAGIDGTISTSVGAASVHEGPAFALMGDLTFLHDLTGMLLGEGEPAPDLTVVVPDNDGGGIFAQLEPGEDRHARDYRRVFGTPHGRDLVAVAQALGWAATRVSSADELPAALALGGPRVVVVRTDQRAEAALAVELRAAATAALRG
- the menE gene encoding o-succinylbenzoate--CoA ligase — its product is MARHLTVVPAAELSPDAVRAALAGTAPLAVLPDGPPAVAAAARAALRPEEPLEPGADLVVVTSGSTGSGRAVLLSAAALEASASATHARLGGPGSWLLALPVSAIAGLQVLCRSALSGSVPEVLAKDEPLSAAVARLPVGRRYTSLVPTQLRRWLAEEPAALRAFDAVLVGGAATDAALLGQARDTGIAVVTTYGMTETAGGCVYDGQPLDGVRVRVTDGPAGPGGGGIELTGPTLALGYRLDPAATDDAFAGGWFRTRDAGTFDADGRLSVTGRLDDVVVSGGVNVAPAAVEAALREHPAVADAVVFGRADPTWGQRVVAAVVPAPGATPDLPALREWVAARLGGPAAPRQLHVLDALPLLHTGKPDRRAVAALTQEV
- a CDS encoding o-succinylbenzoate synthase, with protein sequence MITAVYRVPLRTRFRGIDVRDGVLLRGPAGWGEFSPFWDYDVEESRRWWASAVEAATQGWPAPVRTSVPVNVTVPAVDAERAHAIVAASGCRTAKVKVAEPGQSAADDLARVEAVRDALGPAGAIRVDANAAWDVDTAVTRIPELDRLVGLEYVEQPCATLEELVALRRRIAVPIAADEVVRRSADPLRVDLREACDVVVLKVQPLGGVRAALRVAEAHGLPCVVSSALESSVGIAAGVALAAALPELPFACGLATVALFTDDVTSSPLLPVDGALPVVRPEPDRLSCVAADEDTDARWRARLDAVRA